The following proteins are encoded in a genomic region of Streptococcus sp. 29892:
- a CDS encoding ABC transporter ATP-binding protein, which produces MKAIVELKNATKVVTNGFDEERVILDNVNLTIYQGDFITILGGNGAGKSTLFNVIAGTLPLTSGSVHILGEDVTNWPAEKRAKYLARVFQDPKMGTAPRMTVAENMLIAKYRGEGRGLVPRRLVQEREEFAQLLPRVGNGLEKHLDTPAGLLSGGQRQALSLLMASLKQPELLLLDEHTAALDPKTSQSLMQLTDELIATKGMTALMVTHQMEDALRHGNRLIVMKNGQIIQDQTTEEKSKMKLEDYYKLFD; this is translated from the coding sequence ATGAAAGCAATTGTTGAATTAAAAAATGCCACCAAGGTGGTGACCAACGGTTTTGATGAAGAGCGCGTGATTTTGGACAATGTCAATTTGACCATCTACCAAGGGGATTTTATTACTATTTTAGGTGGAAACGGTGCTGGGAAATCAACCCTCTTCAATGTCATTGCTGGTACCCTGCCCTTGACAAGTGGTTCGGTCCACATACTCGGTGAGGATGTGACCAACTGGCCTGCTGAAAAACGGGCCAAGTATCTGGCTCGTGTCTTCCAAGATCCTAAAATGGGAACTGCTCCGCGGATGACAGTGGCAGAAAACATGCTCATCGCCAAGTATCGTGGTGAGGGGCGGGGCTTGGTGCCACGTAGATTGGTCCAAGAAAGGGAAGAATTTGCCCAGCTTTTGCCGAGAGTGGGAAATGGTTTGGAAAAGCATTTGGACACACCAGCAGGGCTTTTATCAGGTGGGCAAAGACAGGCCTTGAGTTTGTTAATGGCTAGCTTGAAACAACCAGAGCTCTTGCTCTTGGACGAGCATACTGCCGCTCTCGACCCTAAAACTAGCCAATCCTTAATGCAACTGACGGATGAATTGATTGCGACCAAGGGAATGACAGCCCTCATGGTCACTCATCAGATGGAAGATGCTCTTCGCCATGGCAATCGCCTGATTGTTATGAAGAATGGTCAGATTATCCAAGACCAAACGACTGAAGAGAAATCCAAGATGAAGCTGGAAGATTATTATAAGTTGTTTGACTAA
- the trpX gene encoding tryptophan ABC transporter substrate-binding protein produces the protein MLKNKNLLATIVALTVMVVAALFMTQKEQSNSSTSTEKVKIGVLQFVTHDSLDEIYKGIKDGLKEGGYSTTDNLDIDFMNAEADQSQVQTMSKKLVDNGNELLIGIATPAAQGLANATTELPIIMGAVTDPVGANLVKDLKNPGGNITGVSDQTPVADAVSLIKEITPEAKTIGVLYSSNEDNSKIQVAEFKAAAEEAGYTVLEYAVASSNELAATVEVATSKADVLFTPVDNTVASAFSTVVSVANKTKTPIFTSVEDMVEGGGIASVTLSQYDLGVATGKMAAKILDGANPGDTPVQIFNEGTVVVNQKVAKELGISLSEEIINKASKVIE, from the coding sequence ATGTTGAAAAATAAAAACTTACTAGCTACAATTGTTGCCCTTACTGTTATGGTAGTTGCTGCTTTGTTTATGACACAAAAAGAGCAGAGCAATTCATCTACATCAACGGAAAAAGTTAAGATTGGGGTTCTTCAGTTCGTAACCCATGATTCACTAGATGAGATTTATAAGGGGATCAAGGATGGACTAAAAGAGGGTGGCTATTCAACGACGGATAATTTGGACATTGATTTCATGAATGCTGAGGCTGACCAGTCACAGGTGCAGACCATGAGTAAAAAATTGGTGGACAATGGTAATGAACTCTTAATCGGTATCGCGACACCAGCTGCACAAGGTTTGGCAAACGCAACGACTGAATTGCCAATCATCATGGGTGCGGTAACAGACCCAGTTGGTGCCAACTTGGTCAAAGACTTGAAAAATCCTGGTGGGAATATCACTGGTGTGTCTGACCAGACACCAGTAGCAGATGCTGTTTCCCTCATCAAGGAAATCACACCGGAGGCAAAAACAATCGGCGTCCTCTATTCTTCAAACGAAGACAATTCAAAAATTCAAGTAGCAGAGTTTAAGGCGGCAGCGGAAGAAGCAGGTTATACTGTCCTTGAATACGCAGTTGCCTCAAGCAATGAATTAGCAGCGACAGTAGAAGTGGCAACTAGCAAAGCAGATGTTCTTTTCACACCAGTTGACAACACAGTCGCATCAGCATTTTCAACAGTCGTTTCTGTGGCAAATAAAACAAAAACTCCGATTTTCACTAGTGTAGAAGACATGGTCGAAGGTGGAGGTATTGCATCTGTAACCCTCAGCCAATATGACTTGGGTGTGGCAACAGGAAAAATGGCTGCGAAAATCCTAGACGGTGCAAATCCTGGGGATACACCAGTCCAAATCTTCAATGAAGGTACGGTCGTTGTTAACCAGAAAGTTGCAAAAGAATTAGGTATCAGTTTGTCAGAAGAGATTATCAATAAGGCAAGCAAGGTTATCGAATAA
- a CDS encoding DUF3955 domain-containing protein, with amino-acid sequence MNFGQQIKDLRKKKGLTQEQFAIKLNVTRQAVSNWENDKNLPDLELLILMSSVFSISLDQLILGGTDMNNMTEKLVKDGREGRRTQMHLTITVIGSFLMLLGFVCFVIKANSVEYVDAKGILHENFYLIPVGYLLVCTGAIATLLSGLALHRFRKEYK; translated from the coding sequence ATGAACTTTGGACAGCAAATCAAAGACTTACGAAAAAAGAAAGGTTTGACCCAAGAGCAGTTTGCCATCAAACTCAATGTGACCAGGCAGGCCGTTTCCAACTGGGAAAATGATAAAAACCTACCTGACTTGGAGCTCTTGATTCTCATGTCCTCGGTCTTTTCGATCTCCTTAGATCAACTTATCTTAGGAGGAACTGACATGAACAACATGACAGAAAAACTTGTAAAAGACGGTCGCGAAGGCCGCCGTACCCAGATGCACCTGACCATTACCGTTATTGGTAGTTTTCTCATGCTTCTCGGCTTCGTCTGCTTTGTCATCAAGGCAAACTCAGTCGAATATGTCGATGCCAAGGGCATTCTGCATGAAAATTTTTACCTCATTCCAGTCGGCTACTTACTGGTCTGTACAGGAGCCATTGCCACGCTCCTATCAGGACTAGCCCTGCACCGCTTTAGAAAAGAATACAAATAA
- a CDS encoding alpha/beta hydrolase — MAIMKIEYHSEVLDMSRQVTVLYPDRNRVDNPDDTDIPVLYLLHGMGGNQDSWLNRSTIERLVRYTNLIVVMVNTDKAWYTNTTYGMNYYDAIAIELPQILKRFFPNMSDKREKNFIAGLSMGGYGTFKIAMMTNRFSYAASLSGALQVDFTSPSALELGSPDYWKGVFGDLDDPENPNLLTNFCRLSDKKTKFYAWCGDEDFLFEGHQKAVRELEEQGFDIEASFGPGKHEWYYWNQQIEKVLAWLPIDFKLEERLS, encoded by the coding sequence ATGGCAATCATGAAAATTGAATACCATTCAGAAGTTTTGGATATGTCCAGACAGGTAACGGTTTTATATCCCGACCGAAATCGTGTGGACAATCCTGACGATACAGATATTCCCGTGCTGTATCTCTTGCACGGGATGGGAGGCAATCAGGATTCCTGGCTCAATCGGTCGACTATTGAACGCTTGGTTCGTTATACTAATCTGATTGTGGTTATGGTCAATACGGACAAGGCTTGGTACACCAATACCACCTATGGTATGAATTATTATGATGCCATAGCGATTGAGTTGCCTCAAATCCTCAAGCGGTTTTTCCCAAATATGTCTGACAAGCGGGAGAAGAATTTTATTGCTGGCTTGTCTATGGGGGGCTATGGGACTTTCAAGATTGCCATGATGACCAATCGCTTTTCTTACGCCGCCTCGCTTTCAGGAGCCTTGCAGGTTGATTTTACCAGTCCATCTGCCTTGGAATTAGGTAGTCCTGACTATTGGAAGGGTGTTTTTGGGGATTTAGATGATCCAGAAAATCCAAATCTTTTGACCAATTTTTGTAGACTTTCGGACAAGAAGACTAAATTTTATGCCTGGTGTGGTGATGAGGATTTTCTATTTGAGGGGCATCAAAAAGCAGTTCGAGAGCTGGAAGAACAGGGATTTGATATAGAGGCAAGTTTCGGACCAGGTAAACATGAGTGGTATTATTGGAACCAACAGATTGAAAAGGTCTTGGCTTGGCTACCCATTGATTTCAAATTAGAAGAAAGATTGTCCTAG
- a CDS encoding ABC transporter permease, translated as MIVSTVSQALLWAVLGMGIFVTFRILNFPDMTTEGSFPLGGAVAVTLLTQGVHPVLATLAAVLAGCLAGLVTGLLYTKGKIPTLLAGILVMSSCHSIILFIMGRANLGLLNTSRLQDLLPFSEQVNGLLLGLGSVALVIGSLMFFLYTRLGQAFIATGDNPDMARSFGINTSRMELLGLILSNGIIALAGALIAQQEGYADVSRGIGVIVVGMASLIIGEVLYGNLTMLERFLAIAVGAIFYQFLILVVISLGINTSYLRIFSAMILAVCLMVPELKNKVLKGASLSR; from the coding sequence ATGATTGTATCAACAGTTTCACAGGCTCTTTTATGGGCTGTACTAGGAATGGGAATATTCGTCACCTTTCGGATTTTGAATTTCCCGGATATGACGACAGAGGGCTCTTTTCCACTGGGAGGAGCAGTTGCAGTAACCTTATTGACACAGGGAGTTCATCCTGTCTTGGCAACGCTGGCAGCCGTTTTGGCAGGCTGTTTGGCAGGTTTGGTCACAGGCTTGCTCTATACCAAGGGGAAAATCCCTACACTTTTAGCTGGTATTCTGGTCATGTCTTCTTGTCACTCCATTATTCTCTTTATCATGGGTCGGGCAAATTTGGGTTTGTTAAATACCAGTCGATTGCAGGACTTGCTTCCCTTTTCTGAGCAAGTGAATGGACTTTTACTTGGTTTGGGAAGTGTTGCCCTAGTCATTGGATCCTTGATGTTCTTCCTCTATACTCGCCTGGGTCAAGCCTTTATCGCGACGGGGGACAATCCAGATATGGCTCGCAGTTTTGGTATCAATACCAGCAGAATGGAGCTGCTTGGGTTGATTCTTTCTAATGGGATTATTGCTCTTGCGGGTGCCTTGATTGCTCAACAAGAAGGTTATGCGGATGTATCCCGTGGTATCGGGGTCATCGTAGTTGGGATGGCTAGCTTGATTATCGGTGAGGTCTTGTATGGAAATTTGACCATGTTGGAACGGTTCTTGGCCATTGCAGTAGGTGCTATCTTCTATCAGTTCTTGATTTTGGTGGTTATTTCCCTCGGTATCAATACCAGCTACCTCCGTATCTTCTCAGCCATGATTTTGGCAGTCTGCCTCATGGTTCCTGAGTTGAAAAATAAAGTCTTGAAAGGAGCCAGCCTGTCACGATGA
- a CDS encoding Rqc2 family fibronectin-binding protein: MSFDGFFLHHMTAELKANLEGGRIQKINQPFEQEIVLNIRSNRQSHKLLLSAHSVFGRVQLSQSDFTNPKVPNTFTMILRKYLQGAIIEDIRQLDNDRILEFSVSNKDEIGDHIQATLIVEIMGKHSNIILVDKSEQRIIEAIKHVGFSQNSYRTILPGSTYIRPPETHSLNPYTVSDEKLFEILSTQDLSAKNLQQVFQGLGRDTATELASHLQTDRLKNFRAFFDQASQPSLTDKAYAALPFANSPENQPHFESLSSLLDFYYQDKAERDRVAQQANELIKRVASELEKNRKKLVKQEQELADTEGAELVRQKGELLTTYLHQVPNDQASVTLDNYYTGEELEIELDVALTPSQNAQRYFKKYQKLKEAVKHLTSLIEETKATIVYLESVDTMLGQASLAEIDEIREELIETGYLKRRHREKIHKRQKPEPYLATDGKTIILVGKNNLQNDELTFKMAKKGELWFHAKDIPGSHVVITDNLDPSDEVKTDAAELAAYFSKARHSNLVQVDMIEAKKLHKPTGGKPGFVTYRGQKTLRVTPTEDKIKSMKI, translated from the coding sequence ATGTCTTTTGACGGATTTTTTTTACATCACATGACGGCTGAGTTAAAGGCCAATTTAGAAGGCGGGCGGATTCAGAAAATCAACCAGCCCTTTGAACAGGAGATTGTCCTCAACATCCGCAGCAACCGCCAGAGCCATAAGTTGCTCCTGTCTGCCCACTCTGTTTTCGGACGGGTTCAGCTGTCCCAGTCGGATTTTACCAATCCCAAGGTGCCTAATACCTTTACCATGATTTTACGAAAATACTTGCAGGGTGCTATTATCGAGGATATTCGCCAACTGGACAATGACCGCATTTTAGAATTTTCGGTGTCCAACAAGGACGAGATTGGCGACCATATCCAAGCAACCTTAATTGTGGAAATCATGGGCAAGCACAGTAATATCATCTTGGTGGACAAGTCTGAACAGCGGATTATCGAAGCTATTAAGCACGTTGGATTTTCGCAAAATTCCTACCGGACCATCCTGCCAGGTTCCACCTACATTCGTCCACCGGAAACGCATTCTCTCAATCCTTACACGGTGTCTGACGAGAAATTGTTTGAAATCTTATCCACACAAGACTTATCAGCCAAAAATCTCCAACAGGTCTTTCAAGGTTTGGGACGGGATACAGCTACTGAACTGGCTAGTCACTTGCAGACGGACCGCCTGAAGAACTTCCGTGCCTTTTTTGACCAGGCTAGTCAGCCTAGCCTGACAGACAAGGCCTATGCTGCTCTGCCATTTGCCAATAGCCCTGAAAACCAGCCACACTTTGAGAGCCTGAGCAGTCTGCTGGACTTCTACTATCAGGACAAGGCGGAGCGGGACCGGGTGGCCCAGCAAGCCAATGAGCTAATCAAGCGGGTGGCCAGTGAGCTAGAGAAAAATCGCAAAAAGTTGGTCAAACAGGAGCAGGAATTGGCGGATACAGAAGGTGCGGAGTTGGTGCGGCAAAAGGGTGAGCTCTTGACCACCTATCTGCATCAGGTGCCAAATGACCAGGCTAGTGTGACCTTAGACAACTACTATACGGGAGAGGAGTTGGAGATTGAGTTGGATGTGGCTCTTACTCCTAGTCAGAATGCCCAGCGGTACTTCAAGAAGTACCAGAAACTCAAGGAGGCAGTCAAGCACTTGACCAGCTTGATTGAGGAAACCAAGGCGACCATTGTCTATCTGGAGTCCGTTGACACCATGCTGGGACAGGCTAGTTTGGCTGAAATCGACGAAATCCGTGAGGAATTGATTGAAACAGGCTACCTCAAACGCCGCCACCGTGAGAAAATCCATAAACGCCAGAAACCTGAGCCTTACTTGGCGACGGACGGGAAGACTATTATTCTGGTTGGGAAAAATAACTTGCAAAATGATGAGCTGACCTTCAAAATGGCCAAGAAAGGCGAACTCTGGTTCCATGCCAAAGACATTCCAGGCAGTCATGTGGTCATCACAGACAACTTGGATCCAAGCGACGAAGTCAAGACCGATGCGGCGGAGTTGGCCGCCTACTTTTCAAAGGCTAGACATTCTAACTTGGTTCAAGTCGATATGATTGAAGCCAAGAAGCTCCATAAACCAACAGGTGGCAAGCCAGGTTTTGTGACCTACCGCGGTCAGAAAACCCTCCGTGTCACCCCAACTGAAGACAAAATAAAATCCATGAAAATCTAA
- a CDS encoding ribonuclease J: MSSIKIMALGGVRENGKNLYIAEVNEHIFVMDAGAKYPENEQLGVDVVVPNFDYLEENKHRVAGVFLTHGHADSIGALPYLLEKVKVPVFGSHLTIELAKLIVKNNNATKKFKDFHVINAATEIDFGDSVVSFFKTTHSIPESLGIVVKTDQGNIVYTGDFKFDQAADKYYRTDFGRLAEIGSEGVLALLSDSANADSNVQSASMHEAGEEILNTIADCEGRVIVAAVASNIVRIQQIFDAAEATGRRVVLTGHDVENIVRTAIQLKKLRLVSERLLVKPKDMGKYEDHELIILETGRMGEPLNGLRKMAIGRHRYVEIKEGDLVYIVTTPSVSKEAVVARVENLIYKAGGTVKSITKNLRVSGHGNARDLQLMLNILRPKYLFPVQGEYRQLDAHAKAALEIGMFPENIIIVKRGDVMAYEDGDFVHSGAVPAGDVMIDGNAMGDVGNIVLRDRKILSEDGIFIVAITVNRREKKIISKAKVNTRGFVYVKKSKDILREASDLVNATVENYFTKDSFDWTELKSAVRDDLAKFLFDQTKRRPAILPVIMEVK, encoded by the coding sequence ATGAGTAGCATAAAAATCATGGCTCTCGGTGGTGTACGTGAAAATGGTAAAAACCTCTACATTGCCGAAGTAAATGAGCATATTTTTGTCATGGATGCTGGTGCCAAGTATCCAGAAAATGAACAGTTGGGTGTTGATGTAGTTGTTCCCAACTTTGATTATTTAGAAGAAAACAAGCACCGTGTAGCTGGGGTCTTTCTGACACATGGTCACGCTGATTCGATTGGAGCCCTGCCTTATCTTTTAGAAAAAGTGAAAGTTCCTGTTTTTGGCTCACACTTGACCATTGAATTGGCGAAATTGATTGTCAAGAACAATAATGCAACCAAGAAATTCAAGGATTTCCACGTCATCAATGCAGCGACTGAGATTGATTTTGGTGATTCAGTTGTATCTTTCTTTAAGACAACTCACTCTATTCCTGAGAGTTTGGGAATTGTGGTCAAGACAGACCAAGGAAATATCGTTTATACTGGTGACTTCAAATTTGATCAGGCTGCGGATAAGTACTACCGGACAGACTTTGGTCGTCTGGCTGAAATTGGTTCAGAAGGTGTATTGGCTCTCTTATCTGATTCTGCCAATGCAGATAGCAATGTGCAGTCAGCTAGTATGCATGAAGCTGGTGAAGAAATTCTCAATACCATTGCAGACTGTGAAGGTCGTGTGATTGTAGCTGCTGTGGCAAGTAACATTGTCCGTATCCAGCAAATCTTTGATGCGGCAGAGGCTACAGGTCGCCGTGTTGTTTTGACGGGGCACGATGTGGAAAATATTGTCCGTACCGCTATCCAATTGAAAAAACTTCGATTGGTTAGTGAGCGACTTTTGGTCAAGCCAAAGGATATGGGCAAATACGAAGACCATGAATTGATTATCCTGGAAACAGGCCGTATGGGGGAACCCTTGAACGGGCTTCGTAAGATGGCCATTGGTCGCCACCGTTATGTTGAAATCAAGGAAGGTGATCTGGTTTACATCGTTACGACACCAAGTGTTTCTAAAGAAGCAGTCGTTGCCCGTGTTGAAAACTTGATTTACAAGGCTGGTGGAACGGTCAAATCCATTACCAAAAACCTGCGTGTGTCTGGTCACGGCAATGCGCGTGATTTGCAGCTCATGCTCAATATCCTCCGTCCTAAGTATCTCTTCCCAGTTCAAGGGGAGTATCGTCAGCTAGATGCCCATGCCAAAGCTGCGCTTGAGATCGGCATGTTCCCAGAGAATATTATTATCGTCAAGCGTGGGGATGTCATGGCTTATGAAGATGGGGATTTTGTCCATAGCGGAGCGGTTCCTGCTGGTGATGTCATGATTGACGGAAATGCCATGGGAGATGTTGGAAATATTGTCCTTCGTGACCGTAAAATCCTCTCAGAAGATGGTATCTTTATCGTGGCAATCACTGTCAACCGCCGTGAGAAGAAAATCATTTCCAAGGCCAAGGTCAATACGCGTGGATTTGTCTATGTCAAGAAGAGCAAGGATATCTTGCGTGAGGCATCAGATTTGGTTAATGCAACGGTGGAAAATTACTTCACCAAGGATAGTTTTGATTGGACAGAACTCAAGAGTGCTGTTCGCGATGACTTAGCTAAATTCCTCTTTGACCAAACCAAACGTCGCCCAGCCATTTTACCAGTGATTATGGAAGTGAAATAG
- a CDS encoding M57 family metalloprotease, translating to MKFFTSIFKFIWRTVWSLVWLSMVIITCSLGMLFYFQQEAAPQMLQTLAQEVQLMVKGQSEVTIEEGVDTIKHLTTDTVNTADHGRWETNTATVYIETQNPTFVAAYETAIANWNATGAFTLVLTTDPNQADIIATEMNDGNTQAAGEANSTTNLLTNYYSSVTVRLNSYYLLNEEYGYDMDRIIHTAEHELGHAIGLDHDDSQASVMESAGSNHGIQQTDIDALVALYSE from the coding sequence ATGAAATTTTTTACTTCAATTTTTAAATTTATCTGGCGAACGGTTTGGAGCTTGGTTTGGCTCTCCATGGTTATAATCACATGTAGTTTGGGGATGTTGTTCTATTTTCAACAGGAAGCTGCGCCTCAGATGCTACAAACCTTGGCTCAGGAAGTACAATTGATGGTTAAAGGTCAATCTGAAGTGACGATTGAAGAGGGTGTTGATACCATTAAACACCTGACTACTGATACGGTTAATACAGCTGACCATGGACGTTGGGAAACCAATACTGCGACTGTCTATATTGAAACCCAAAATCCAACATTCGTAGCTGCCTATGAAACGGCTATTGCCAATTGGAATGCGACGGGTGCCTTTACTCTTGTCCTTACCACAGATCCAAATCAGGCGGATATCATTGCTACTGAGATGAATGATGGCAATACCCAGGCGGCAGGTGAGGCTAATTCAACGACCAATTTATTGACCAATTATTATAGCTCGGTGACAGTTCGCTTGAATAGTTATTATCTCTTGAATGAAGAGTATGGCTATGATATGGACAGAATTATCCATACAGCTGAACATGAATTGGGTCATGCCATTGGTTTGGATCATGATGATAGTCAGGCTTCTGTTATGGAATCGGCCGGTTCTAATCATGGTATTCAGCAAACAGATATTGATGCCCTAGTGGCCTTGTATTCAGAATAG
- a CDS encoding ABC-F family ATP-binding cassette domain-containing protein — protein sequence MIILSGNKIERSFAGEVLFNNINIQVDERDRIALVGKNGAGKSTLLKILVGEEAATSGDISTKRDLSLSYLAQDSRFQSENTIYDEMLHVFDDLRTTEKRLRSMEEQMGSLSGSDLDQLMKTYDSLSEEFRLAGGFSYEADIRAILNGFKFDQTMWDMKISELSGGQNTRLALAKMLLESPELLVLDEPTNHLDIDTIAWLENYLVHYKGALIIVSHDRYFLDKVATITLDLTKHSLDRYVGNYSQFVELKEQKLQTELQNYEKQQKEIAKLEDFVQKNIVRASTTKRAQARRKQLEKMERLDKPTTGQKSANMTFQSDKTSGNIVLTVEHAAVGYDGEILSHPISIDQRKLDAIAIVGPNGIGKTTLLKSIIGALPFIKGEAKLGANVEVGYYDQTQSALTPSNTVLEELWSAFPTTPEVEIRNRLGAFLFSGDDVKKSVSMLSGGEKARLLLAKLSMENNNFLILDEPTNHLDIDSKEVLENALIDFDGTLLFVSHDRYFINRVATKVLEISEMGSTLYLGDYDYYLEKKAEQEAEAQPDQLESISQSAGAMDYQAQKENQKEQRKLARRIEQIEAEIETIENRLSELNQAMLETNDIGQLTDYQKEIDQLTAQQESLMEEWEALSEQLG from the coding sequence ATGATTATTCTAAGCGGAAACAAGATTGAACGCTCTTTTGCGGGCGAAGTTTTATTTAACAATATCAACATTCAAGTCGATGAGCGGGATCGGATTGCCCTTGTCGGAAAAAATGGCGCAGGCAAGTCCACCTTGCTAAAAATCTTAGTGGGTGAAGAAGCAGCGACCAGCGGTGACATTTCAACCAAGCGTGATTTGTCCCTCTCCTATCTGGCACAGGACAGCCGTTTTCAATCGGAAAACACCATTTACGATGAAATGCTTCATGTCTTTGACGACCTGCGAACGACGGAAAAACGCTTGCGGTCTATGGAAGAGCAGATGGGCAGCCTATCTGGTAGCGACCTAGACCAGCTTATGAAAACCTATGATAGTCTGTCGGAGGAATTTCGTCTGGCAGGTGGTTTTAGTTATGAGGCAGACATCCGTGCTATTTTGAATGGTTTCAAGTTTGACCAGACCATGTGGGACATGAAAATCTCCGAACTCTCCGGCGGTCAAAATACCCGACTTGCACTGGCAAAAATGTTGCTTGAAAGCCCAGAATTATTGGTGCTGGATGAGCCAACCAACCACCTGGACATTGACACGATTGCTTGGTTGGAAAACTACCTAGTGCATTACAAGGGAGCCTTGATTATCGTCAGCCATGACCGCTATTTCTTGGACAAGGTGGCGACCATAACGCTGGACCTGACCAAGCATTCCTTGGATCGCTATGTAGGTAATTATTCTCAGTTTGTCGAGCTCAAAGAGCAAAAGTTGCAAACGGAATTGCAAAACTATGAAAAGCAGCAGAAGGAAATTGCCAAACTAGAAGACTTTGTTCAAAAAAATATTGTCCGTGCTTCGACCACCAAGCGTGCTCAGGCTAGGCGCAAGCAGTTGGAAAAGATGGAGAGACTGGACAAGCCAACAACTGGTCAGAAGTCTGCCAATATGACCTTTCAGTCGGACAAGACTTCTGGCAATATCGTCTTGACAGTGGAACATGCTGCGGTGGGCTACGATGGAGAAATACTTTCTCATCCTATTTCCATTGACCAACGAAAGCTGGATGCCATTGCCATTGTCGGCCCGAATGGAATCGGAAAAACAACCCTGCTCAAATCCATCATCGGAGCTCTGCCATTTATCAAAGGGGAAGCCAAACTAGGTGCCAATGTGGAAGTAGGCTATTACGACCAGACCCAGTCGGCTCTGACACCATCCAACACCGTCTTGGAGGAGCTCTGGTCCGCCTTTCCGACCACACCTGAAGTGGAAATCCGCAACCGCCTTGGAGCCTTCCTCTTCTCAGGTGACGATGTCAAAAAGTCCGTGTCCATGCTGTCTGGTGGGGAAAAAGCCCGCCTGCTCCTTGCTAAGCTATCTATGGAAAACAACAACTTCCTCATCCTTGATGAGCCGACCAACCACCTGGACATCGACAGCAAGGAAGTGCTGGAAAATGCCCTCATCGACTTTGACGGCACCCTGCTCTTTGTCAGCCACGACCGCTATTTCATCAACCGCGTCGCCACTAAGGTCCTGGAAATCTCGGAAATGGGCTCCACGCTCTACTTGGGCGACTATGACTATTATTTGGAGAAAAAGGCAGAGCAGGAAGCAGAAGCCCAGCCTGACCAGCTAGAAAGTATCAGCCAATCAGCCGGAGCCATGGACTACCAAGCCCAAAAGGAAAACCAAAAAGAGCAACGCAAACTAGCCCGTCGCATCGAGCAAATCGAGGCAGAAATCGAGACCATCGAAAACCGCCTGAGCGAACTCAACCAAGCCATGTTAGAAACCAATGATATCGGACAGCTGACCGATTATCAGAAAGAAATCGATCAATTGACTGCCCAACAAGAAAGCCTTATGGAAGAATGGGAAGCATTATCTGAGCAATTAGGTTAG
- a CDS encoding prolyl-tRNA synthetase associated domain-containing protein, translated as MDKLVFESLADLGMDYTIVEHPPARTTEEADSYIEGLEGVRTKSMFLTNKKKTAFYLLIMDDQKQLDMDQFRDLVGANRIRMASSDSLMEKMHLPAGAVSVFGLLHNVDKDIQVFFDKEILSEPILTFHPNVNTKTIFVKTEDVLRFVEEIGFSATIVELG; from the coding sequence ATGGATAAATTGGTTTTTGAAAGCTTAGCTGACTTGGGAATGGACTACACCATTGTAGAGCATCCACCAGCTCGGACAACCGAGGAAGCAGACTCTTACATCGAAGGGTTAGAAGGAGTACGGACCAAGTCCATGTTTCTGACTAATAAGAAAAAGACTGCATTTTATTTACTGATTATGGATGACCAGAAGCAGCTGGACATGGACCAGTTTCGTGATTTGGTAGGAGCCAATCGTATTCGGATGGCCTCGAGTGATAGCTTGATGGAAAAAATGCACTTGCCTGCGGGTGCGGTATCTGTTTTTGGCTTGTTACATAATGTTGATAAGGATATTCAAGTCTTTTTTGATAAAGAAATCCTTTCTGAACCCATTCTAACCTTCCATCCTAATGTCAATACCAAAACAATTTTTGTCAAAACTGAGGATGTATTACGTTTTGTGGAAGAGATTGGCTTTTCAGCAACGATTGTTGAATTGGGGTAA